The following is a genomic window from Lusitaniella coriacea LEGE 07157.
TTCTTAAAAGAAAAAAGAAAAACGCATATCCAATGGAATAATATGCAAGAATTTTTTGAAAATCTCCTTCGCTATCCTCGTTTTCTCCTCGGCGTAACCCTAGGAATCTTTTTTGCCATCTTTGGATGGTTAAAACCCCTCCTAAAAAATCCCATAACCGCGATCGCGCTGGTTGGATTTCTCGCAAGCGGCTTTCTCTTTATATTTTTTACCCTCCGCGCCATGTTAGGGGTTCCAACCGTCTAGACTAGAGAAGGAGCAATCCCACAGATCGGCATTCAATCTCAAGAAATGGAGGAAGTGATGGCTACCAGTCGTCGTATCTCAAAGGTTTCCTCGCTCATCAAACGCGAAGTCAGCCAAATGTTACTCAATGAAATCAAAGACGATCGAGTGGGTGCTGGAATGGCTAGCGTCACTGAAGTCCAGGTTTCAGGAGATCTACAGCACGTTAAAATTTTTGTCAGCATCTACGGGACTCCAGAAGCAAAAGCAGAAACAATGGAAGGCTTGAGATCCTCCGCAACTTTCGTTCGCCGCCAATTGGGTCAGCGCATTCGCCTGCGTCGCACCCCAGAAGTTCTTTTCCTGGAAGATACCTCCCTCGAACGGGGAGATCGGATGGTTCATCTGTTGAATAAGATCGGTCAGGAACGTAAAAGCGATCTTGAGGAATGATGAGTTGGGAAAAGGCGCGCGTGCCGCGAAGCGGATCTCTTCAATATCTCGCGGAGGGTGGTTTTTGAGAATGCGTTAAAAATCTCAAGCTATAATCAACAAAATATATCGAGCATTATGAAACCTCCTCGGATTATTTCTGCTCGCGCGATCGAAAATCTTTGTTTGCTGGTTAAATTCGACAACAATGAGATACGAAAATACGATATTTCTAGGTTGTTAGATAATCCTATGTTTTTTCCGCTACAGAATCCTATATTCTTTAAGAATTTTGCGATTGAACCAGGTTGATATGGTTTAGTTTGGAATGAGGATATTGATATTAGCGAATACGAATTATGGAAAAATGGCATTCGCGTTACGGATAAAGATGATGTTTTGTCTCTTGAATCTACCCATTTTTGAGAAACGCGCGATCGCGTATCGTAAAGACAGAGCAACACTTTGTTCAATTTGTCTTGAATTCATCCTTCAAGTTTCGATAACCACTAATGACTCGCAATATTTCAATACCATCATCAGTAATTTGATAAAAAATGATGTAGTTCATCAATGGCATTCCACATAAACCAGGGGCAAGATTCGTATAGGAGCGACCCAAATAAGGAAATTGTTCGAGATACTGACATTTTCTCCCAAATCCCTCAACAAAGCGCTCGCCTGCTTCGACGCTTTCTGCCAAAAAATAATCAGAAATCTCCGATAAATCCCGACTGGCATCGCGGGTAATGACCAAACGCTTCATTTTGTCATTTCTTTCGCGTTTTGGACTTTCGCTCTAAGTTGAGCCAAAACAACCTCTGCTTCCAACACTTCACCCCGTTCTGCTTGTTCTCGTGCAGTGTTGATTTTTTGACGAGTGGCATCCAACCAAGCGACATATTCCGAGCTATTGTCCGAACCGGGAAGATCGGCAGTTTCCACGAGCAATAGCAAGGCAGCATTAACCGCTTCTTCTAAGGAAGGGTATTTCCCTTGTTTGATCAATGTTTCTAAAACTTGGGTTTGCTCTTGGCTGAGGGTGATTTGCATTGTTCGCTTTACCAAGGTTGGAGAATAGTTCTATTGTAGCGATCGCGCTCCTTGAAAACCCCTCTACGCGATCGCGTGAATACAGGAAAAGGGCGTATGCAATACGCCCCTACAGGTGCGGGATTGGGGGATTGAATGTTCGGTAAAATCTTTCCCCCATTTCCCCAATCACTAGGTAGGGGCGCAATGCTTGCGCCCTCTTTTTTTCCGCTACGGGGTACAGGAAAAGGGCGTATGCAATACGCTCCTACAGGTATGGGATTCGGGGATTAAATGTTCGATGAAATCTTTCCCCCGTTTCCCAATCAATCGGTAGGGGCGCAATGCTTGCGCCCTCTTTACTCAAAAAGGTAACTCCAACAGTTCCTCTTGAAATTGTTGGAGATTTTGAGGATTATCGGGGTCTTTCTCCCATTGATGGGGATTATTGCGAATGTAATCTCGAATTTTATCGAGGGCATTCTCATCGCGAATGATTGATTCGTAATAATTTCGCTGCCAAATTGGAATCGCTGTATTTTCGCGGATTTGATTAATTTGTCGGGTTACTGAACCTTTAAACCCAGCAATAAATGAAGACAAAGAATTGGGAGAACGGCGAAATTCATGAGGTTTAGGTTGCTTGACTATATCCGATTCAGTGGCAACTATTCCAACAATTCCGTGCAGATGGTTGGGCATAATAATCCATTCATCCAATTGCAATGTCGGTCGAATTTGCGCCGAACGCAGCCATTCCCCAGCAACAATTTTCCCAATTTGATTGAGGTGTATTTGCGCTTGTTGGATTTCCCCAAACCAACATTGTTGGCGATAGGTACAAAGGGTCACGAAATAGAGTCCCGGTTGAGAATAATCGTATTCTTTGAGGCGAATAGAACGACGGTGATGGCGTTCGGGGTCATATTTCATGGGGGCGCGCGATCGTTTTTTTGTCATTTTAAAGAGAAAAGGGCGTATGCAATACGCCCCTACAGGTGTGGGATTGGGGGATTGAAGTTCGGTAGAAATCTTTTCCCCCGTTTCCCAATCAATCGGTAGGGGCGCAAGTATTGCGCCCTCAAGGTTTAGGCTTTCGGAATAGTAATAAACTTGCTCGGCCAGCTACGACTACCGGGGTAAATTGTGCGTGTATTGTACGCTGTCCCAGCCCAATTCGATTCAGAAATCAGAATTGAACCATCTGCATTAACACGTTCGACCACTCCAACGTGACCAACACTACCTGCACCCCCAACACCAATTTCCCAGACAGCAATACAGGGAACTTGAGGCGTACCGGTTACAACAGCACCACGCCCTGCTGTATTATCCCAAGTTCCAGCATTACCCCACATACTATCTAGTGCATATTCGCTGTAACCTAATTGCATCATGCGACCGTGAGCATACCAGGTGCAATTTTTTCCTTTACTGGGAAATGGATTGCGCGAGGTATATTCAGCCCAATTTCGCCAGTTGCTAAACTCAGCATACGAGAGAATAGGATGAAGTTGGACAGGAGGTTGTGGTTGCGGCTGTGGCTGAGGGTTATGCTTATTCAACCACTCAGGAGATGCCGCAAACGTACCAGTTCGTCCGCCATCCGTACCCGTGTTGAACAAGGGTTTGTTGTCTGAAGAATAAACAACAAGATTGCCATCTCCTTGAATCATAAAGTATGCACCCGCATGACCTGCGGTGTCAGTTGCCCAAATAGGTTTTCCGCGATCGTAAAGAACCACATTTCCATCAGTTTGTACGGCAAATACATCGGCTGTTGTGTTGTCTGTTCCCGTTGCCCAAATTGGTTTTCCTTGGGGAGTGTACAAAACTAAGTTCCCGTCATCTTGGAAAACGAATTTATAACCCGTAGGTGTTAACCATTCTTGACCTCGATGAAAAGTTAAATTGTTGGAATTCGCTTTGAGGATGATATTATCATCTTCCCAAGGACGAGCATTATTTGTGTATAGCTTAGTACCATTATCACTGCTCAAATGGAAACCTTCCGGTAGGACGACTTTCTGGAATGAGCCATTACCAAGCGACAGAAAAGCATTGGCTG
Proteins encoded in this region:
- a CDS encoding DUF751 family protein: MQEFFENLLRYPRFLLGVTLGIFFAIFGWLKPLLKNPITAIALVGFLASGFLFIFFTLRAMLGVPTV
- the rbfA gene encoding 30S ribosome-binding factor RbfA, with product MATSRRISKVSSLIKREVSQMLLNEIKDDRVGAGMASVTEVQVSGDLQHVKIFVSIYGTPEAKAETMEGLRSSATFVRRQLGQRIRLRRTPEVLFLEDTSLERGDRMVHLLNKIGQERKSDLEE
- a CDS encoding type II toxin-antitoxin system RelE/ParE family toxin, which encodes MKRLVITRDASRDLSEISDYFLAESVEAGERFVEGFGRKCQYLEQFPYLGRSYTNLAPGLCGMPLMNYIIFYQITDDGIEILRVISGYRNLKDEFKTN
- a CDS encoding ribbon-helix-helix domain-containing protein produces the protein MQITLSQEQTQVLETLIKQGKYPSLEEAVNAALLLLVETADLPGSDNSSEYVAWLDATRQKINTAREQAERGEVLEAEVVLAQLRAKVQNAKEMTK
- a CDS encoding transposase — its product is MKYDPERHHRRSIRLKEYDYSQPGLYFVTLCTYRQQCWFGEIQQAQIHLNQIGKIVAGEWLRSAQIRPTLQLDEWIIMPNHLHGIVGIVATESDIVKQPKPHEFRRSPNSLSSFIAGFKGSVTRQINQIRENTAIPIWQRNYYESIIRDENALDKIRDYIRNNPHQWEKDPDNPQNLQQFQEELLELPF
- a CDS encoding CHAP domain-containing protein, with the protein product LRQEKGSFASADTHRMLETFLSNGDGTFRKAWQADDFAMNGDLTDLLVGDFNGDGKTDFLRQEHGVWDDDSFNTSNLFLSNGDGTFRQMNLPENFDLKGDLTHLHMSDFNGDGKTDFLRQEKGDWDNDAFNTANAFLSLGNGSFQKVVLPEGFHLSSDNGTKLYTNNARPWEDDNIILKANSNNLTFHRGQEWLTPTGYKFVFQDDGNLVLYTPQGKPIWATGTDNTTADVFAVQTDGNVVLYDRGKPIWATDTAGHAGAYFMIQGDGNLVVYSSDNKPLFNTGTDGGRTGTFAASPEWLNKHNPQPQPQPQPPVQLHPILSYAEFSNWRNWAEYTSRNPFPSKGKNCTWYAHGRMMQLGYSEYALDSMWGNAGTWDNTAGRGAVVTGTPQVPCIAVWEIGVGGAGSVGHVGVVERVNADGSILISESNWAGTAYNTRTIYPGSRSWPSKFITIPKA